One Mya arenaria isolate MELC-2E11 chromosome 5, ASM2691426v1 genomic window carries:
- the LOC128234913 gene encoding N-acetyllactosaminide beta-1,6-N-acetylglucosaminyl-transferase-like produces MLNYFILYFFKFYRANKNRWANAGPPPHGVVPTKGAVHIIASRGYVDFVLHDPIAADLLNWTRKTSVPDETFFSTINHNPSLGVPGSYKGLPETDGDIKPFLARYKNWGERKCHGKRVRLVCVNGAGDLPPLKDKRHLFVNKFHQEFHPLAYDCLEELLFNRTRDGHLGLRIFNSTFYTNLGFVKNKVGR; encoded by the exons AGCAAACAAAAATCGATGGGCCAATGCAGGACCTCCACCTCACGGGGTTGTGCCAACCAAAGGTGCCGTTCACATAATTGCCAGTCGGGGCTACGTTGATTTCGTGCTTCACGACCCCATTGCCGCTGATCTACTAAACTGGACTCGAAAGACGTCGGTTCCTGACGAGACTTTCTTCTCGACGATCAATCATAATCCGTCTTTAGGAGTACCGGGATCGTACAAAG GCTTACCAGAGACGGACGGAGATATTAAGCCATTCCTTGCCCGCTACAAGAACTGGGGCGAACGAAAATGTCATGGGAAGCGGGTGCGGCTCGTTTGCGTCAACGGGGCCGGCGACCTCCCTCCCTTGAAGGACAAGCGACATCTATTCGTGAATAAGTTTCATCAGGAGTTCCATCCCCTGGCATACGATTGCCTGGAGGAGTTGTTGTTCAATAGAACTAGGGACGGTCACCTCGGACTAAGGATCTTCAATTCAACCTTTTATACTAATCTCGGATTTGTGAAAAATAAAGTTGGCCGCTGA